The following coding sequences lie in one Microvirga sp. 17 mud 1-3 genomic window:
- a CDS encoding sugar-binding transcriptional regulator translates to MAQTRRRSDPDNKKRAKLSKFQADKQELKIRAAWHYFIEGLTQEQVAQQIGVSRLKALRLLAAARQDGTVQISINTEVDSIIRLQRALESHLGVSEVIIVPTGDQTEASVAAVVGHATGQYLSGELSNGMSVGVGWGATLKVCMQSLAQLDIEKLTVVSLLGGLTHATMDNPSAVAWRLADFYGTNLYQITAPVFVPEPEMARALWQLKDFQELIIRARDVDVALLSVGNVSEDASIFRRSILGFPEMTSLRRAGAVGDVLCHFVDADGEIIDHDVNRRVMAISPTAIRDVPKVVISSGGRNKARIIRAGVAATNASVLITDISAAEAILELPRLARTPEKKPVRRQSAAEFTES, encoded by the coding sequence GTGGCCCAAACAAGAAGAAGGTCAGACCCAGACAACAAGAAGCGTGCAAAGCTGAGCAAGTTCCAGGCTGACAAGCAGGAGCTCAAAATACGGGCTGCGTGGCATTATTTCATCGAAGGCCTGACCCAAGAGCAGGTCGCGCAGCAAATCGGTGTCAGTCGACTCAAGGCCCTTCGGCTGCTTGCGGCGGCTCGGCAAGACGGGACCGTGCAGATCTCCATCAACACAGAGGTCGACTCGATCATTCGTCTCCAAAGGGCTCTGGAAAGCCACCTAGGTGTCTCGGAGGTTATTATTGTTCCAACGGGCGACCAGACGGAGGCGAGCGTCGCAGCTGTGGTTGGGCATGCGACTGGCCAATATCTCTCCGGCGAATTGTCAAACGGGATGTCCGTTGGCGTAGGTTGGGGTGCTACTCTCAAGGTCTGCATGCAATCCCTCGCGCAACTGGATATCGAGAAGCTGACGGTTGTGTCGCTTTTAGGCGGCCTGACCCACGCGACAATGGATAATCCATCTGCTGTGGCTTGGCGGCTAGCGGATTTCTACGGAACGAATCTCTATCAAATTACTGCGCCGGTTTTCGTTCCTGAGCCGGAGATGGCGCGCGCCCTATGGCAGTTGAAGGATTTTCAGGAGTTAATCATACGGGCTCGGGACGTTGATGTTGCCTTGTTAAGTGTCGGCAACGTGAGCGAAGATGCATCAATCTTCCGTCGCAGCATTCTTGGGTTTCCTGAGATGACGAGCCTCCGAAGGGCCGGAGCAGTTGGCGACGTCCTATGCCACTTCGTCGATGCCGATGGGGAAATCATAGACCACGACGTGAACCGGAGGGTGATGGCCATCTCTCCGACAGCAATCAGAGATGTTCCTAAAGTCGTCATATCCTCCGGAGGGCGAAATAAGGCCCGGATTATTCGTGCGGGTGTTGCGGCGACTAATGCTTCCGTTCTGATAACTGATATTTCTGCGGCCGAAGCGATCTTGGAACTGCCTCGCCTAGCACGGACGCCAGAGAAAAAGCCCGTTAGACGTCAATCGGCGGCCGAGTTTACAGAGTCATGA
- a CDS encoding HU family DNA-binding protein, which translates to MAKAATKTTTRKAPAQKAVASKSAGKTSSKTTKAPARVATSKAAPSKTAATKTAASKASASKAAVKTAAKAVKMSAKASATAASPILTLRQIADNLAATHDLPKRRANEMLVQVVELITKSLKKGEKIRLTGLGILQVRKRAARMGRNPQTGEPVKIKASKKIAF; encoded by the coding sequence GTGGCAAAAGCTGCAACTAAGACGACCACCCGCAAGGCACCGGCCCAAAAGGCCGTTGCTTCGAAGAGTGCCGGCAAAACCTCGTCCAAGACCACAAAGGCACCTGCCAGGGTCGCGACGTCCAAAGCTGCTCCGTCTAAGACCGCAGCGACCAAGACTGCGGCCTCCAAAGCGAGTGCATCGAAGGCTGCCGTGAAGACGGCTGCCAAGGCCGTGAAGATGTCTGCCAAGGCATCTGCCACCGCAGCGAGCCCAATTCTGACGTTACGCCAGATTGCCGACAACCTTGCCGCAACGCATGATCTGCCCAAGCGCCGGGCCAACGAGATGTTGGTTCAAGTGGTGGAGCTGATCACCAAGAGCCTGAAGAAGGGCGAGAAGATCCGTCTGACAGGGCTTGGCATCCTCCAGGTCCGCAAGCGCGCCGCGCGCATGGGTCGCAATCCGCAGACCGGCGAACCAGTGAAGATTAAGGCCTCCAAGAAGATCGCGTTCTGA
- a CDS encoding iron ABC transporter permease: MPSIALASVTKSSHGRDWTLYVIYPVVALFVLIFTAYPMLDLLTRAFIVDGRSSLATIGAVVFDPFNRTIFWNTLFLGATVAVLGTILATLYAYAIARVAIPGKSIWHFFALLPTISPPILMALGLILLYGRRGLITHELFGLQSTGLYGFKGLVIAQLISYFPFAYLLMLNLFRGLDASLEEAAATMGANGWRVLGTVSLPLLVPGLAGSALLMFSYSFADLGNPLLLGGDFPVLSSQIYQSIIGMYDIPHGAALAVLLLIPAVLMFFAHKMLTARMSFASVGAKGSSRHREVRHRGVQAAALLLVSSITFIICLQYGTIIAGATTQLFGIDYSFTSKHFVAALTKSGGTLLDTLTLGVIASFISVVLGLLIAWIVARSKATGRSVLDFIANLPLAIPGTVIGLAFGLAFNGPPLMLTGTATIIIAAFAVRSLPYGIRSGVAALNQVNRTLDEASTTMGATSGQTLWRVLLPLVRPALLAGMVFSFTRSVTTLSAVIFVVSPHWSLVTPTILSQMDRGDVGEAAALSVIVVLMVLLIIHGVPRLLGRDWREAH; this comes from the coding sequence ATGCCCTCGATCGCGCTCGCGAGCGTGACGAAAAGCAGCCACGGCAGGGATTGGACACTCTATGTGATCTATCCCGTCGTGGCTCTGTTCGTCTTGATTTTTACAGCCTATCCAATGCTCGACTTGCTCACGCGGGCATTCATCGTAGACGGTCGTTCGTCACTAGCCACGATAGGTGCGGTCGTATTCGACCCCTTCAATCGCACAATTTTCTGGAACACTCTTTTTCTAGGCGCTACCGTGGCAGTGCTTGGGACAATTCTGGCAACGTTGTATGCGTATGCCATCGCCCGGGTTGCAATCCCAGGCAAGTCAATCTGGCACTTCTTTGCTCTCTTGCCCACTATCTCGCCGCCAATTCTCATGGCGTTGGGCCTCATCCTGCTGTACGGGCGGAGAGGGCTCATAACGCACGAGTTATTCGGTCTTCAGAGCACTGGTCTATACGGGTTCAAAGGGCTCGTCATTGCTCAGCTCATCTCCTATTTCCCGTTTGCCTATCTCCTCATGCTCAATCTTTTTCGCGGCCTCGACGCTTCCCTTGAGGAGGCTGCAGCCACGATGGGGGCAAACGGCTGGCGGGTCCTTGGAACGGTAAGCTTGCCGCTTCTGGTGCCCGGCCTCGCAGGCTCTGCGCTTCTGATGTTCAGCTACTCATTTGCGGATCTCGGGAACCCGCTTCTATTGGGCGGAGACTTTCCGGTCTTGTCTTCACAGATCTACCAATCAATTATCGGCATGTATGACATTCCCCATGGGGCAGCGCTTGCCGTGCTCCTTCTGATTCCAGCAGTGCTTATGTTCTTTGCCCATAAGATGCTGACAGCCCGCATGTCCTTTGCGTCAGTGGGAGCGAAGGGTTCAAGCCGTCACCGGGAGGTACGCCATCGTGGGGTCCAGGCAGCGGCACTTCTGCTCGTCAGCTCGATCACTTTCATCATTTGCCTTCAATACGGAACGATCATAGCCGGCGCGACGACTCAATTGTTCGGAATTGACTACTCATTCACGTCAAAACACTTTGTCGCGGCACTGACCAAATCGGGTGGGACTCTTCTCGATACCCTCACTTTGGGCGTCATCGCATCGTTTATCTCTGTAGTACTGGGTCTGCTGATTGCCTGGATTGTGGCACGTAGCAAAGCTACAGGGCGCTCTGTCTTGGATTTCATCGCAAATCTTCCGCTTGCGATTCCAGGAACCGTCATCGGTCTTGCCTTCGGCTTGGCATTCAATGGTCCGCCACTAATGCTAACCGGCACAGCAACCATCATTATTGCTGCATTCGCGGTGCGCTCGCTACCCTATGGCATCCGTTCAGGGGTGGCTGCACTCAATCAGGTCAACCGTACACTGGATGAAGCCTCAACGACCATGGGGGCAACGTCGGGACAGACATTGTGGCGGGTCTTGTTGCCACTTGTGCGGCCTGCCCTGCTCGCCGGCATGGTTTTCTCATTCACCCGAAGCGTGACGACGCTAAGCGCGGTTATCTTTGTCGTTTCACCGCATTGGTCCCTCGTCACGCCGACCATCCTGTCGCAGATGGACCGCGGAGATGTCGGCGAAGCTGCCGCGCTTAGCGTCATCGTCGTGCTCATGGTTTTGCTCATCATCCACGGCGTGCCGCGGCTTCTTGGCCGCGATTGGCGCGAAGCCCACTAG
- a CDS encoding ABC transporter substrate-binding protein, giving the protein MTIFTRRQFAGGLVGASLLPSFGALAQSKKLTLYMGPPDPTCAALTSAFEKQSGITPTFLRLSAGEAVNRIRAEKNRPQASVLYGIGLPSMMTLKADDLLQPYKPKGVDGIPAKYVDPEGYWTGIDVDFIGFASNKKFLEEKGLKAPTSWEDLTRPEFAGQICIGSPATSGTGYTFLATVLQVMGEDKGWDYLKRFNANVSQYTRSGIGPTQLVGRGEVGIGILFAHDILGSIHKGFPLEMTLPEEGTGYDLFCAVMLKNAPEPDAAKSFLDWAVTPESQEILAASEYFDVPTNKNAKIHDLVKPFQNAKLIDFDFAWAGSSSTRQAIIARFQNEILAGRK; this is encoded by the coding sequence ATGACAATCTTTACGCGCCGGCAGTTTGCGGGCGGGCTTGTAGGGGCATCTCTACTGCCTTCGTTTGGCGCCTTGGCGCAGTCCAAGAAACTCACCTTGTACATGGGCCCCCCAGATCCGACCTGTGCGGCGCTGACGAGCGCTTTCGAAAAGCAGTCGGGCATCACGCCAACCTTCTTGCGTCTTTCGGCCGGCGAAGCCGTCAATCGTATTCGCGCCGAGAAAAACAGGCCTCAAGCAAGCGTACTTTATGGCATCGGGCTCCCCTCGATGATGACGCTTAAAGCAGATGACCTTTTACAGCCCTATAAACCTAAGGGGGTTGACGGCATTCCAGCTAAATACGTTGACCCGGAAGGGTACTGGACTGGGATCGACGTTGACTTCATTGGTTTTGCTTCGAACAAGAAGTTCCTGGAGGAGAAGGGGCTCAAGGCGCCGACGAGTTGGGAAGATCTGACGCGCCCGGAATTTGCGGGTCAGATCTGCATTGGTAGCCCAGCCACCTCTGGTACCGGCTATACCTTTCTCGCAACTGTTCTGCAGGTAATGGGCGAGGATAAGGGCTGGGATTACTTGAAACGTTTCAATGCCAACGTCTCGCAATATACCCGTTCCGGCATTGGTCCGACGCAGCTTGTGGGGCGCGGTGAGGTTGGGATTGGTATCCTCTTCGCTCATGACATCCTTGGCAGCATTCACAAAGGCTTCCCTCTTGAGATGACTCTGCCCGAGGAAGGCACGGGATACGACTTGTTCTGTGCAGTCATGCTAAAAAATGCACCCGAGCCGGACGCTGCGAAGAGCTTCCTTGACTGGGCAGTCACGCCGGAATCCCAGGAAATCTTGGCGGCTTCTGAGTACTTCGATGTTCCGACAAATAAAAACGCAAAGATCCACGATCTCGTGAAGCCATTCCAGAACGCAAAGCTCATCGACTTTGACTTCGCGTGGGCTGGAAGTTCCTCCACACGCCAGGCAATCATCGCCCGGTTCCAAAATGAGATCTTGGCAGGAAGGAAATAA